In the Solibacillus sp. FSL K6-1523 genome, one interval contains:
- a CDS encoding methyl-accepting chemotaxis protein, whose product MLNFKTVNARIIFAFSLIVAIICLNIGYNVYSTSQSNQATKNIVEEDLQLLIADYELASTVGLRIAAARGYVLSGNEEYKEIFAENKERALKNEEIRLTLTESDEFNKYSVMVKEWSDSILKDVFEVYDQGKADLAYRNLVAMDDKGTEIRQGFEKLANETKQSISVSGEVVIKDGETSQVASVVVGIVIVIISILTAIVCARIISKPIKVVTKRMQQIADGDLSEPALEVNSRDEIGQLTEATNSMTKTMNGLLKDIQTVSNDVAAHSEELMQSATEVKTGTEQIVDTVTEIASGTEIQASNASDVATAMTDFTTKVTDVSTSSNEVNHYSDEVMKLTEEGRGLMEASTNQMMTIDHIVKDAVVNVDELSKQTQEISTLVSVIHNIADQTNLLALNAAIEAARAGEHGKGFAVVADEVRKLAEQVAVSVGDITNIVQKIQKDSVIVTTSLENGYEEVAKGTTQIASTGATFTQIAEAVYAMSERIENMSEKLEDVVHNTGTINKSVDEIAAVSEQSAAGIEETSATIQQAASSMDEITNSAVNLATMAETLNETARKFKL is encoded by the coding sequence ATGCTGAATTTTAAGACGGTTAATGCAAGAATTATATTTGCGTTTAGTTTAATAGTAGCGATCATTTGTTTAAATATTGGATACAATGTGTATTCAACGAGTCAAAGTAATCAGGCGACGAAAAATATTGTTGAGGAAGATTTACAACTATTAATTGCAGATTATGAATTAGCTTCAACTGTTGGATTACGTATTGCTGCGGCGAGAGGTTATGTATTATCGGGTAATGAAGAATATAAAGAAATTTTTGCGGAAAATAAGGAACGGGCGCTTAAAAATGAGGAAATTCGCTTAACACTTACGGAATCAGATGAGTTCAACAAATACTCTGTGATGGTGAAAGAGTGGAGTGACTCTATTTTAAAAGATGTATTTGAAGTGTACGATCAAGGGAAGGCGGATTTAGCGTATCGTAATTTAGTAGCGATGGACGATAAAGGAACAGAAATTCGTCAAGGCTTTGAAAAGTTAGCCAATGAAACAAAACAATCCATTAGTGTTTCTGGAGAAGTTGTAATAAAAGATGGAGAAACTTCGCAAGTTGCAAGTGTGGTTGTTGGGATTGTGATTGTGATTATTTCAATATTAACGGCAATCGTTTGTGCGCGAATTATCTCAAAACCTATTAAGGTCGTTACAAAGCGTATGCAACAAATTGCTGATGGAGACTTAAGTGAACCAGCATTAGAAGTGAATTCAAGAGATGAAATTGGTCAACTAACAGAGGCTACAAATAGTATGACAAAGACGATGAATGGATTATTAAAGGATATTCAAACGGTATCAAATGACGTTGCTGCACATAGTGAAGAACTGATGCAATCGGCAACAGAAGTGAAAACAGGCACTGAACAAATAGTAGATACAGTTACCGAAATTGCAAGCGGTACCGAAATTCAAGCAAGTAATGCCTCGGATGTTGCGACAGCGATGACGGACTTTACAACAAAGGTAACGGATGTAAGTACAAGTAGTAATGAAGTTAATCATTACTCAGATGAAGTGATGAAACTAACCGAAGAAGGTAGAGGTTTGATGGAAGCCTCAACGAATCAAATGATGACAATTGACCATATTGTAAAAGATGCGGTTGTAAATGTAGATGAATTAAGCAAACAAACACAAGAAATTTCAACATTAGTTTCTGTCATTCATAATATTGCGGATCAAACGAATTTATTAGCACTTAATGCGGCCATTGAAGCTGCACGCGCGGGTGAGCATGGAAAAGGGTTTGCAGTCGTTGCAGATGAGGTCCGTAAACTAGCAGAGCAAGTAGCTGTTTCAGTTGGCGATATTACAAACATTGTACAAAAGATTCAAAAAGACTCTGTAATAGTGACTACATCTTTAGAAAATGGCTACGAGGAAGTAGCAAAAGGCACAACACAAATTGCTTCTACAGGCGCAACATTTACACAAATTGCTGAAGCGGTTTATGCGATGTCGGAGCGCATTGAAAATATGTCAGAAAAGCTTGAGGACGTCGTGCATAATACTGGGACAATTAATAAATCAGTTGATGAAATTGCCGCTGTATCAGAGCAGTCTGCTGCGGGTATTGAAGAAACGTCAGCAACCATTCAACAAGCAGCGAGTTCAATGGATGAAATTACAAATAGTGCCGTCAACTTAGCAACAATGGCGGAAACTTTAAACGAAACAGCTCGAAAGTTTAAATTGTAA
- a CDS encoding sulfurtransferase TusA family protein codes for MKKTLEVMGMVCPFPLVEAKEAIKDLNSGDELEVQFDCTQGTESIPRWAAEEGHEVTEYEQVGEAAWTITIKKK; via the coding sequence ATGAAAAAGACATTAGAAGTAATGGGGATGGTTTGTCCATTTCCTTTAGTAGAAGCAAAAGAGGCCATAAAAGATTTAAATTCGGGTGACGAACTTGAAGTGCAATTTGATTGTACACAAGGGACAGAATCTATACCTCGCTGGGCAGCTGAAGAGGGGCATGAAGTAACAGAGTATGAGCAAGTAGGAGAAGCTGCTTGGACCATTACGATTAAAAAGAAATAA
- a CDS encoding sterol desaturase family protein, with product MKKYLKEFGTFPDVTVMLLILFVCASFTVPYVLHFWTWVALAAGMLTYATSEYIIHRFLFHIKKPENPYMLKVIKRLHYDHHVDPDNLKLLFLPLWFSIPGFVIYSLIAFLLTDSTSLTLAFATGLVAYFLYYEWKHYIAHRPIQPRTKLGKNIKKHHLLHHFKNENYWFGVTHTSLDKTLGTFKVSKDVAKSQTARDLEKRV from the coding sequence ATGAAGAAATACTTGAAGGAGTTCGGAACTTTTCCAGATGTCACTGTCATGTTATTAATTTTATTCGTGTGCGCTTCTTTCACCGTCCCATATGTGCTTCATTTTTGGACGTGGGTTGCTTTAGCTGCGGGGATGCTGACGTATGCTACGAGTGAATATATAATCCACCGATTTTTATTTCATATTAAGAAGCCAGAAAATCCGTACATGCTGAAGGTGATTAAGCGGTTACATTATGACCACCATGTTGATCCAGACAATTTAAAACTATTATTTTTACCGTTATGGTTTAGTATCCCAGGTTTTGTGATTTATAGCCTTATAGCTTTCCTATTAACGGATAGCACAAGTTTGACACTCGCATTTGCAACTGGCTTGGTCGCTTACTTCCTTTATTATGAGTGGAAGCACTATATCGCACACAGACCGATTCAACCTCGAACGAAATTAGGCAAAAACATAAAAAAACATCATCTATTACATCACTTTAAAAATGAAAATTACTGGTTCGGTGTCACACATACATCGCTCGATAAAACATTGGGCACGTTTAAAGTGAGCAAGGATGTTGCCAAAAGCCAAACTGCGCGTGATTTGGAGAAACGGGTATAA
- a CDS encoding 2OG-Fe(II) oxygenase: protein MKLIMENKEQTIFDHVGNKIILDREIDILTRLEEPLIVTLSNVLSNEECDELIRLSKDKLQRSKIGATREVNAQRTSSSMFFEESENELITTIEQRISSIMNIPIEHGEGIQILQYTPGQEYKAHYDFFSSTSKLANNNRISTLVMYLNDVEEGGETFFPKLNLSVIPQKGMAVYFEYFYNDENVNELTLHGGAPVITGEKWVATQWMRKQKIR from the coding sequence ATGAAGTTGATAATGGAAAATAAAGAGCAAACAATTTTTGATCATGTAGGAAATAAAATAATATTGGATAGAGAAATTGATATTCTCACTCGATTGGAAGAACCATTGATCGTGACTTTAAGTAATGTTTTAAGCAATGAAGAATGCGATGAACTCATTCGTTTATCAAAAGATAAATTGCAGCGTTCCAAAATCGGCGCTACACGTGAAGTCAATGCACAGAGGACAAGTAGCAGCATGTTTTTTGAAGAAAGTGAAAACGAATTGATTACGACCATTGAACAAAGAATCTCTTCTATTATGAATATTCCTATTGAACACGGAGAAGGTATCCAAATCCTTCAGTATACACCGGGGCAAGAGTATAAGGCTCATTATGATTTCTTTTCATCAACTAGTAAATTAGCAAATAATAATCGAATTAGCACGCTCGTTATGTACTTAAATGATGTCGAAGAAGGGGGCGAAACCTTCTTCCCAAAACTGAATTTATCCGTAATACCACAAAAGGGAATGGCGGTTTATTTCGAGTATTTTTATAACGACGAAAATGTAAACGAGTTAACATTACACGGAGGCGCACCTGTTATTACGGGTGAAAAGTGGGTTGCGACACAGTGGATGCGAAAGCAAAAAATAAGATAA
- a CDS encoding YeeE/YedE family protein, whose translation MIQMIISGLICGALLGFVMQRGRFCLTGGFRDMYLVKNNRMFYALLLAIAIQSVGVYTLISLGIFEFSAGSLPVVAVIVGSFIFGLGIIFAGGCATGTWYRAGEGLLGSWIALAGYMLVAAMMKSGVLLPIDTAVKETRIETNSIADTFGINNWIVIAIFVGIVSIIMYRELKKPRLKIPGLKPKKTGLAHILFEKRWNPFATAAIIGVIATLAWPLSVATGRIGGLGITTPSANILQFLVTGEISFINWGVFLVLGIFLGSLFAAKMSGEFRFRMPDTKTAISSFGGGLMMGFGAGLAGGCSIGNGLVMTAMMTWQGWISLGFTILGTWTASYFVFVRPRKKAKQAVQVATAS comes from the coding sequence ATGATTCAAATGATTATTTCAGGACTAATTTGTGGAGCGTTACTCGGATTTGTTATGCAACGAGGGCGCTTTTGTTTAACAGGTGGATTTCGTGACATGTACTTGGTGAAAAATAATCGCATGTTTTATGCATTACTTCTTGCGATTGCCATTCAAAGTGTTGGCGTGTATACATTAATCAGTTTAGGTATCTTTGAATTTAGTGCAGGTAGTTTACCGGTTGTGGCGGTTATTGTAGGTTCATTTATTTTCGGACTTGGCATTATTTTTGCTGGGGGCTGTGCAACGGGTACTTGGTATCGTGCGGGTGAAGGGTTACTTGGTAGTTGGATTGCTTTAGCTGGTTACATGCTCGTAGCTGCAATGATGAAGTCAGGTGTACTGTTACCAATCGATACAGCTGTTAAAGAAACACGCATTGAAACAAATTCAATCGCCGACACATTCGGTATCAATAATTGGATCGTCATTGCGATTTTTGTAGGTATTGTTTCAATTATTATGTACCGTGAGCTAAAAAAGCCACGATTAAAAATTCCAGGTTTAAAGCCAAAAAAGACGGGCTTAGCACATATTTTATTTGAAAAACGTTGGAATCCGTTTGCAACTGCTGCAATCATTGGGGTCATTGCAACATTAGCATGGCCATTAAGTGTCGCTACTGGGCGTATAGGTGGATTAGGAATTACTACACCGTCAGCGAACATTTTACAATTTTTAGTGACAGGTGAAATTAGCTTCATCAACTGGGGCGTTTTCCTAGTGCTTGGTATTTTCTTGGGGTCATTATTTGCTGCGAAAATGAGCGGCGAATTCCGATTCCGTATGCCGGATACGAAAACAGCCATTAGCAGTTTTGGTGGAGGTCTAATGATGGGCTTTGGTGCAGGATTAGCGGGGGGCTGTTCAATTGGTAACGGTTTAGTCATGACAGCTATGATGACTTGGCAAGGTTGGATTTCATTAGGGTTTACAATATTAGGTACATGGACCGCTTCTTATTTTGTATTCGTTCGTCCACGTAAAAAGGCAAAGCAAGCTGTTCAAGTTGCGACAGCATCATAA
- a CDS encoding multicopper oxidase family protein — protein sequence MKSSTKVIGILLSAALLGGCSVGKSESHDMMDHQNMSEDEMHNMAGEMENGHMSHTNPLALNNSTGENELAIPPLLKPQDGGGNIYPITAQSGQTEIFDGIQTKTLGYNGSFLGPVLQVNEGEEVTFRTKNELDETTTFHWHGLDIPGAGDGGPHNHVKPGETKDVKFTVDQGAATLWFHPHPEGATASQVYEGLAGLIYVEDQQTKTNGLPNDYGVNDFPLVFQDKQFDDNKQLNYQLVRNEDGTIGDTLLINGTINPRLTVGKEKVRLRLVNGSNARNYTYRLNTGDTFQQIATDGGFVNKPNDLQEITLTPGERAEIIVDFSKYDAASDIALLNESGAILLPFTINEQKTNGSDEIAVNLNNYHVTDEERNLPVTKKLELFGMGRMVTINNKQFDMNRIDFTQKQGDTEIWEIYNKPDMMGGMTHPFHIHGTQFKIVSIDGKEPPASEQGWKDTIAIDAGETFKLAVKFNNKGIYMFHCHILEHEENGMMGQVEVL from the coding sequence ATGAAATCATCGACAAAAGTTATTGGAATATTGCTTAGTGCTGCATTGCTTGGTGGGTGTAGTGTGGGGAAATCGGAGTCGCATGACATGATGGATCACCAGAATATGTCTGAGGATGAAATGCATAATATGGCTGGTGAGATGGAGAACGGTCACATGAGCCATACGAATCCGCTCGCACTAAATAATTCAACTGGAGAAAATGAACTTGCGATTCCACCATTATTGAAACCACAAGATGGAGGAGGGAATATTTATCCGATTACTGCGCAAAGTGGGCAAACGGAAATTTTCGACGGTATTCAAACAAAAACATTAGGCTATAATGGCTCATTTTTAGGACCTGTACTTCAAGTGAATGAAGGGGAAGAGGTTACATTTAGAACGAAAAATGAGTTGGATGAAACGACAACATTTCATTGGCATGGACTAGATATTCCAGGAGCAGGTGATGGCGGTCCACACAATCATGTGAAGCCGGGCGAAACGAAGGATGTAAAATTTACGGTGGATCAAGGAGCGGCAACATTATGGTTTCATCCACATCCTGAAGGAGCAACGGCATCGCAAGTATATGAAGGGTTAGCGGGATTGATTTATGTGGAGGATCAGCAAACGAAAACAAATGGATTACCAAATGATTATGGTGTGAATGATTTCCCTTTAGTTTTCCAAGATAAGCAATTTGATGACAATAAGCAATTAAATTACCAACTTGTGCGCAATGAGGATGGAACGATTGGTGATACGCTGTTAATAAACGGTACCATTAATCCGAGGCTTACAGTAGGTAAAGAAAAGGTTCGTTTGCGTTTAGTAAATGGATCGAACGCGCGGAATTATACGTATCGACTAAATACGGGGGATACATTCCAACAAATTGCGACAGATGGCGGTTTTGTCAATAAACCAAATGATTTGCAAGAAATTACGTTAACTCCAGGTGAACGCGCTGAAATTATTGTAGACTTTTCGAAATATGATGCAGCGAGTGATATTGCACTATTAAATGAAAGCGGCGCCATTTTATTACCATTTACGATTAATGAACAAAAAACAAATGGCTCAGATGAAATAGCGGTAAATTTAAATAACTATCATGTTACAGATGAGGAAAGAAATTTACCTGTTACGAAGAAGCTTGAGCTTTTTGGGATGGGCAGAATGGTAACGATTAATAATAAGCAATTTGATATGAACCGAATTGACTTTACGCAAAAACAAGGAGACACAGAAATTTGGGAAATTTACAATAAGCCAGATATGATGGGTGGCATGACGCATCCGTTCCATATTCATGGGACACAGTTTAAAATCGTATCTATTGATGGTAAAGAACCACCAGCGAGCGAACAAGGTTGGAAAGATACGATCGCCATTGACGCTGGAGAAACATTTAAGTTAGCGGTAAAGTTCAATAATAAAGGGATTTATATGTTCCACTGTCACATCCTTGAGCACGAAGAAAACGGGATGATGGGGCAGGTAGAGGTTCTATAA